One window from the genome of Cricetulus griseus strain 17A/GY chromosome 2, alternate assembly CriGri-PICRH-1.0, whole genome shotgun sequence encodes:
- the LOC103164087 gene encoding atherin-like, whose translation MHPHWGSGTGPPRSRLPPRLPCQPPSRVPPAPLCRRPRSRSQGRERCGAAAPRCGQRPPAKPAGYPLLSHRARRQLRPAVVPPPPPPPPAFPPPPSLPPAAEARPVSAEPASCARLARSEGRAAGQGAGRPAGERRRGGGGPNARRLDATTSPRRIPRAPADEPQLAGLGMRTVPTERCAELCGHGCHLSQFLNHRQFLISHEEDT comes from the exons ATGCATCCGCACTGGGGCTCAGGGACCGGCCCCCCTCGAAGCCGGTTGCCACCGAGGCTGCCATGCCAGCCACCCAGCAG GGTTCCGCCGGCTCCTCTGTGCCGCCGGCCGCGGAGTCGGAGCCAAGGGCGGGAGAGATGCGGGGCTGCGGCGCCGAGGTGCGGGCAGAGGCCGCCAGCCAAGCCAGCCGGGTACCCGCTGCTCTCCCACCGCGCTCGGCGCCAGCTCCGGCCCGCCGTAGTCCCGCCTCCTCCCCCGCCTCCGCCCGCCTTCccgcctcctccctccctccctccggcTGCGGAGGCGAGGCCGGTGAGCGCAGAGCCCGCCTCCTGCGCCAGGCTCGCACGCTCCGAAGGGCGGGCGGCGGGACAAGGCGCTGGGCGACCGGCAGGAGAGCGCAGAAGGGGAGGCGGTGGCCCGAACGCGAGGCGGCTTGATGCCACCACCTCTCCCAGGCGAATACCCCGCGCTCCCGCCGACGAGCCGCAGCTCGCAGGCCTGGGAATGAGGACGGTTCCCACCGAGCGGTGTGCTGAGCTGTGTGGGCATGGCTGTCATTT AAGCCAGTTTCTAAATCATAGGCAGTTTTTAATCAGCCATGAAGAGGACACTTGA